A single region of the Drosophila takahashii strain IR98-3 E-12201 chromosome 2R, DtakHiC1v2, whole genome shotgun sequence genome encodes:
- the LS2 gene encoding splicing factor U2AF 50 kDa subunit, whose product MGRRRPCKDRSRTNRTRSRSRTRSPRPTRSDTIFTDRPRLQRRPGHAASSWDIPPTGYAHLTPLQYKAMQASGQIASRIVLDAMPTGESAAIAMVTRQARRLYVGNIPFGVTEEDMIEFFNQQIVAIGVETAQHSDGRAVLTCQTNLEKNFAFLEFRSMDEATQALNFDGINFRGQTLKIRRPHDYQPVASFGPPEPEVSSSFKIPTITVNTPSIYAVTTGQVISAQVPDSPNKIYVGGLPTCLNEMQIKELLLSFGELKGFNLVKESSTSLSKGFAFFEYVDPTVTETAIAGLNGMQLGDRRLVVQRSIPGGKNGMFGGVPVVQVPGISTLLATGSPSEVLCLFNMVLPEELLDEEEFQDIRTDIKQECTKYGEVRSIKIPRPIGQATQRGCGKVFVQFETVEDCQKALKALSGRKFSGRIVMTSFYDSKKYLENDLQ is encoded by the coding sequence ATGGGACGCCGTCGGCCGTGTAAGGATCGTTCCCGGACTAACCGTACCCGTTCGCGTTCCAGGACCCGCTCGCCCCGACCCACCCGTTCCGATACGATCTTCACCGACAGGCCGCGACTGCAACGGCGACCGGGTCATGCGGCCTCGTCATGGGACATTCCGCCCACCGGATACGCCCACCTGACCCCCCTGCAGTACAAGGCCATGCAGGCCAGCGGACAGATTGCCTCCCGCATCGTTCTGGATGCCATGCCCACGGGGGAGTCGGCGGCCATTGCGATGGTCACTCGGCAGGCTCGTCGCCTCTATGTGGGAAATATCCCGTTCGGCGTGACGGAGGAGGATATGATCGAGTTCTTCAACCAGCAGATCGTGGCCATCGGCGTAGAAACCGCACAGCATTCGGATGGCCGGGCGGTGCTGACCTGTCAAACGAATCTGGAGAAGAACTTTGCCTTCCTGGAATTCCGATCCATGGACGAGGCCACGCAGGCCCTCAATTTCGATGGGATTAACTTTCGCGGCCAGACCTTGAAGATCCGCAGACCCCACGACTATCAGCCGGTGGCCTCGTTTGGTCCGCCCGAACCGGAAGTTTCGTCCTCCTTCAAGATCCCCACGATTACAGTGAATACGCCATCGATTTATGCTGTCACCACTGGACAGGTTATATCCGCTCAGGTTCCCGATTCTCCGAATAAAATCTACGTGGGTGGCCTGCCCACCTGCCTGAATGAAATGCAGATCAAGGAGCTGCTGCTTTCGTTTGGCGAGCTAAAGGGATTCAATCTGGTGAAGGAGAGCAGCACGAGCCTGAGCAAGGGATTCGCCTTCTTCGAGTACGTGGATCCCACGGTGACTGAAACGGCCATTGCTGGTCTAAATGGCATGCAGTTGGGCGATCGCCGCTTGGTCGTCCAGCGATCCATTCCCGGCGGCAAGAACGGGATGTTCGGCGGAGTGCCCGTGGTTCAGGTGCCGGGAATATCTACCCTCTTGGCCACCGGCTCGCCCTCGGAGGTCCTGTGCCTGTTTAATATGGTTCTGCCCGAGGAATTGCTCGACGAGGAGGAGTTTCAGGACATTCGTACGGACATCAAGCAGGAGTGCACCAAGTACGGCGAGGTGCGCAGCATCAAGATCCCCCGACCCATCGGCCAGGCTACCCAGCGGGGCTGCGGCAAGGTCTTCGTCCAGTTCGAGACCGTCGAGGATTGCCAGAAGGCCCTGAAGGCCCTCAGTGGCCGCAAGTTCAGCGGTCGCATCGTGATGACCTCGTTCTACGATTCTAAAAAATACCTGGAGAATGATCTTCAATAA
- the LOC108056964 gene encoding uncharacterized protein, translated as MLSKILRKYGTLNQLLGNHHTSHGSPNPRKSGCSCGCGCGDFHRELHDWDRQSAAHDQRRKTIPKLVYLHNPWKYLVTKFNLWKLKWLWDRDFSEPDFLEGAKQAAIVMTDIIRQQSAERISEFTTPVGFQQITRDMLLSRNDTRLQLVRFEREHLRRAIPMKVATRQNFGRKYAFIDMLFVGLRNTKDFDTATEVVEVSEIIRRMDNELKTPPEVVAVPHRIVFAEIFIRFRRDYTADTRRGPAQNFPFNSQFNAPTATPPPVANAKPLQQSFIQSALDPLRSQAQNSNQATASLPLTGRIVPRMDDVGWSVSFYKILTFDVLNYDPQNRRHQHHQSHDKP; from the coding sequence ATGCTATCAAAAATTCTACGTAAATATGGCACACTGAACCAATTGCTTGGCAATCACCACACATCGCATGGCAGCCCCAATCCCCGGAAATCGGGATGCAGTTGCGGTTGCGGATGCGGGGACTTTCATCGCGAGCTGCACGACTGGGATCGCCAGAGTGCGGCGCACGATCAGCGAAGGAAGACCATTCCGAAGCTGGTCTATCTGCACAATCCGTGGAAGTACCTGGTGACCAAGTTCAATCTGTGGAAGCTCAAGTGGCTCTGGGACCGGGACTTCAGCGAGCCTGACTTTCTGGAGGGCGCCAAGCAGGCGGCCATCGTGATGACGGACATCATCCGGCAGCAGAGTGCGGAGCGGATCAGCGAGTTCACCACGCCGGTGGGCTTCCAGCAGATCACCCGGGACATGCTGCTCTCGCGGAACGACACCCGCCTCCAGTTGGTCAGGTTCGAGCGGGAACACCTGCGCCGAGCGATTCCCATGAAGGTGGCCACGCGCCAGAATTTCGGCAGGAAGTACGCCTTCATAGACATGTTGTTCGTGGGTCTGCGCAACACCAAGGACTTCGACACGGCCACCGAGGTGGTGGAGGTCAGCGAGATCATCCGTCGGATGGACAACGAACTCAAGACGCCGCCGGAAGTGGTGGCAGTTCCACATCGGATTGTCTTTGCCGAGATCTTCATTCGCTTTCGGAGGGACTATACGGCTGATACAAGACGGGGACCAGCCCAGAACTTCCCCTTCAATTCGCAGTTTAATGCTCCAACAGCAACTCCACCGCCAGTGGCCAATGCCAAGCCACTGCAACAGTCCTTTATACAATCTGCACTGGATCCCCTGAGATCCCAGGCCCAGAATTCAAACCAAGCTACGGCATCTCTGCCGCTCACCGGAAGAATCGTGCCCCGCATGGACGATGTGGGCTGGTCGGTGTCCTTCTACAAGATCCTGACCTTCGACGTCCTCAACTACGATCCGCAGAACAGGAGACACCAGCACCATCAGTCCCACGATAAGCCTTAG